From a region of the Cololabis saira isolate AMF1-May2022 chromosome 8, fColSai1.1, whole genome shotgun sequence genome:
- the txnrd3 gene encoding thioredoxin reductase 3 → MPPVENDSGKNGLKSEIQQLIDSNQVCVFSKSYCPFCVKVKDLFKELNVDCNVVELDLLENGAIYQDTLLEMTGQKTVPNVFINKTHVGGCDKTLQAHKDGSLQQLLSGENEAYDYDLIVIGGGSGGLACSKEAAALGKKVMVLDYVVPTPKGTTWGLGGTCVNVGCIPKKLMHQTALLGTAMHDARKFGWQFDESVKHNWETMKEGVNNYIGSLNWNYRVALRDKNVNYVNAYAEFIEPHKIKGTNKRGKETFYTSARFVLATGERPRYLGIPGDKEYCITSDDLFSLPHCPGKTLVIGASYVALECGGFLAGLGLDVTVMVRSILLRGFDQDMANRAGEHMEEHGVKFLRKYVPVKIEELEAGSPGRLKVTAKSTETDELIEGEYNTVLIAVGRDACTDKIGLDKAGVHVNPKNGKIPVNDEEQTNVPHIYAVGDILEGKWELTPVAIQAGRLLARRLYGGAKTKVDYVNVPTTVFTPLEYGSCGLSEDRATELYGQENIEVFHSLFWPLEFTVPGRDNNKCYGKIICNKLDNDRVIGFHYLGPNAGEVTQGFGAAMKCGATKEQLDTTIGIHPTCAEIFTTMEVTKSSGGDIAQAGC, encoded by the exons ATGCCTCCTGTCGAAAACGACTCCGGGAAGAATGGACTCAAGTCTGAAATACAGCAGCTTATCGACTCCAATCAAGTGTGTGTTTTCAGCAAAAGCTACTGTCCATTTTGTGTTAAg GTGAAGGATTTGTTCAAAGAGCTGAATGTGGATTGTAACGTGGTGGAGTTGGATCTCCTAG AGAATGGAGCAATCTATCAGGATACGCTGCTGGAAATGACTGGACAGAAGACGGTTCCTAATGTTTTCATCAATAAGACTCACGTTGGCGGCTGTGATAAAACACTGCAG GCTCATAAAGACGGCAGCTTGCAGCAGCTGCTCAGCGGGGAGAATGAAGCGTACGATTACGACCTGATCGTCATCGGAGGAGGATCGGGGGGCCTGGCCTGCTCAAAG GAAGCTGCCGCGTTGGGGAAGAAGGTCATGGTTCTGGACTATGTTGTTCCTACACCCAAAGGAACCACCTGGG GTCTTGGTGGAACCTGTGTGAACGTGGGCTGCATTCCCAAGAAGCTGATGCACCAGACGGCCCTGCTGGGAACAGCCATGCACGACGCACGCAAGTTCGGCTGGCAGTTTGATGAATCAG TGAAGCATAACTGGGAGACGATGAAGGAAGGAGTGAACAACTACATCGGCTCTCTGAACTGGAACTACAGAGTCGCGCTGAGGGACAAGAATGTCAACTACGTCAATGCCTATGCAGAATTCATCGAACCTCACAAAATCAAG GGAACAAACAAACGAGGGAAAGAGACGTTTTACACGTCAGCCAGGTTTGTCCTGGCTACGGGGGAGCGGCCGCGGTACCTGGGCATCCCCGGGGACAAGGAGTACTGCATCACCAG TGACGACCTGTTCTCTCTGCCTCACTGCCCTGGGAAGACCCTGGTGATCGGGGCGTCCTACGTGGCTCTGGAGTGCGGGGGCTTCCTGGCCGGCCTGGGGCTGGACGTCACCGTCATGGTGCGCTCCATCCTGCTGCGGGGCTTCGACCAGGACATGGCCAACCGCGCTGGAGAACACATGGAGGAGCACGGAGTCAAGTTCCTCCGCAAATACGTCCCCGTCAAG ATCGAGGAGCTGGAGGCCGGTTCTCCCGGCAGGTTGAAGGTGACGGCAAAGTCCACAGAGACGGACGAGCTCATCGAGGGAGAGTACAACACC GTGTTGATAGCCGTGGGCCGAGACGCGTGCACAGACAAGATCGGCCTGGACAAGGCCGGGGTTCACGTCAACCCAAA GAATGGGAAGATTCCGGTGAACGATGAAGAGCAGACCAACGTGCCGCACATCTACGCCGTTGGGGACATTCTGGAGGGCAAGTGGGAGCTGACGCCGGTAGCCATCCAGGCCGGCAGGTTACTAGCCCGCCGGCTCTACGGGGGAGCCAAAACCAAG GTGGACTACGTAAACGTCCCCACCACGGTCTTCACCCCGCTGGAGTACGGGTCCTGCGGCCTGTCGGAGGATCGGGCTACCGAGCTCTACGGACAAGAAAACATCGAG GTGTTCCACAGTCTGTTCTGGCCCCTGGAGTTCACCGTTCCTGGGAGGGATAACAACAAATGCTACGGCAAGATCATCTGCAACAAACTGGACAAT GACCGAGTCATCGGCTTCCACTACCTGGGTCCAAACGCAGGAGAGGTGACTCAAGGCTTCGGTGCAGCCATGAAATGTGGAGCCACCAAGGAGCAGCTGGACACCACCATCGGCATCCACCCCACCTGTGCTGAG ATCTTCACCACCATGGAGGTGACCAAGAGCTCGGGTGGAGACATCGCCCAGGCCGGCTGCTGA